Within the Enterobacter roggenkampii genome, the region CTCCAGCATCTCAAGCAGCTGGCGAACGAGGCTTTCAAGGGATTGCTCGGTGGCAAGGGTTTCTGAAACGCGAGCGAGGATAAGATCCGACATGACGTAGAATGACTCCCAGGCAGAAGACGTCTGCATCTGCATGTTATGCTGAATTTTTAGGCTTCAGGCATAGTAAAACATGAATACAGAAAATTTAATATATGCAGGGGGCGGGCAGCAGGCGAGAAAAAAAGCCCCGTTGTTGAGACCGGGGCAAAGACATCTTGATTACGGAATGATGTTCTCTGGTCATATCGAGAACATGCCACACTATAGTGCTGAAAAGTGCAGTTAAAATGGAGAAATCATGGAGAACGTGGCGATGACCCGTTACCCTTAGACTCTGATGACGTCAAAAGGATCAATGAGATGAGATTTCTGCTTCTGGCGCTGGCGCTTCCCCTGGCCGCCTGCACCGCCAAAACCACGCCACCTGATGCACCGAAACCGCCGCACGTTATCGGTATGGCGAACCCAGCTTCCGTCTACTGTCTGGAGAAAGGCGGGGAACAGGTCCCGGTCCAAAGCCCGCAGGGCGTCCGTACCGAGTGCAAATTACCGGGCGGCGAAGTGATTGATGAATGGACGCTCTATCGTCGCGACCATCCGCAACCCGCCAGGTGACAAAGTAATATTGCCTGCGATACACTTCTCTTTAAGATTATTCTTAGCCAGTTTCTGGCGTTCGTTATCGTGAGAGAAGTATGTTTCAGCTAAAACCGGGCAGCATGGCGATGATCGTTGGCGCCCGCACGGCGTCAGGCCGTCGCAATATTGGTAAATCCGTTGAGCTGTTTGGCCTTTGCCAGCCTGGCCTGCGTTTTGTTAACCCGGTCAACGGCGTGATGACGCAATTACCGGTCACCGCAGATCGCGCGCTTTGGCTGGTGACGGGTGATGTCTACGCCTTTGACAACCAGCACGGCTTTGCGTTTGTCCGCGCCGAACATCTGATGCCGCTCACCCCGGATGAAGCGCCGCAAATTCTGGATGAACTGACGATCGGCTGATCACAGATGGCGCAGCCAGTCGGCTAAGACCAGAGCGTGATTTTGCTCCGTGTTTTTGGCAGCAAAGAGCAGGGTGACGGTCTGCCTGCGCGCCAGCGTCGCCAGACGCGCGCCCTCGTCAGCCTGCTGCGCCAGCTCTTCCCGATAGGCCTGACTGAAGGCGGCGAAATCAATGGTTTCGCTGTGAAAGGCCTTTCGTAGTTCAGTTGAGGGCGCGAGCGCTTTACACCATTCGTCATACGCGAGATCCGTTTTCTTCAGCCCGCGCGGCCACAGCCTGTCCACCAGTATCCTATAGCCGTCGTCAGGGCTTGCCTGTTCGTATACCCGTTTGCACTGAATCATGATTCCACCCTCCCAATTTAAGGTATTGTGATAATTGCAAAAGATCGGTAGTCTGAGGTTCCTTATGTTATCTGATAATACTCTGGCATAAGGAACCTTTCATGGAACACCTCCCGGTTAAAACAACGCTGCGCATTGCGCTGGTTGGCGATTACAATCCCAATGTTATTGCGCATCAGGCTATCCCGCTGGCCATTGACGACGCCGCCGCAGTGCTTGACCTCACCGCCGATTACGACTGGCTGGCCACGACGGAGCTAACAAGCGCTGAAGATCTGGTGGGCTACGATGCCATCTGGCTGGTTCCTGCCAGCCCCTATAAAAACACGGCGGCCGCTTTTATTGCCGCGCGCTACGCCCGTGAGAACGGCATCCCGTTCCTGGGCACCTGCGGCGGGTTCCAGCATGCGCTGATTGAGTATGCCCGAAACGTGCTGGGCTGGGCTGATGCGGCACACGCTGAGACGGATACCGAAGGCACCATGGTGATTGCGCCGCTGACCTGCTCGCTGGTGGAAAAAACGGATGCCATTGAGCTGCGCAATAATACGCTGATCGCCAAAGCGTACGGCAAGCCCGAAATTGAAGAGGGGTATCACTGTAACTATGGCGTGTCGCCGGCGTTTGCGCAGGCGCTGGAAAGCGGTGATATGCATGTGACGGGCTGGGACGATCGGGGTGAAATCCGTGCCGCGGAGCTGGTGACGCACCCGTTCTTCGTGATCACCTTATTCCAGCATGAACGTGCCGCGCTGGAAGGACGCCCGGTCGTGCTGGTGCAGGCGATGCTGCGCGCAGCGCGCGGGTAAAAAAGGCAGACCTGGTGGTCTGCCTGAGGATTTAACGGGGCGCGATCTCCCGGTCTCGCCCGGCTAACACACCGCAGATAGCCATTATCACAGCGGCCAGCGCACAGCCCAGAAGCGGGATTTGCCAGTCTCCTGCGGTATCGTGAATTTTCCCCATCAGCGGCGGGCCGCAGGCGGCAAGCAGGTAGCCAATCGACTGTGCCATTCCGGAGAGCGCCGCCGCCTGGTGCGCAGAGCTGGCGCGCAGGCCGATGAACGTCAGGCCAAGGATCATTGTTGCCCCTGTGCCAAAGCCAAACATCAGCGTCCACATCACCGCCATTCCGGGCATAAACCATAATCCTGCCGCGCTTATCGCGCACATCAGGGCCACTAAGCCTGCGATCGCTCGCTGATCTTTCAGGCGGTGGAGGATCAGCGGAACGGCGAGTCCCGGCACGGCCGTGGCCAGCTGCAACAGACCGTGCACCGAACCGGCCTGCGCTTCGCTGTAGCCGTGGCTCAGCAATATCGCCGGCAGCCAGCCGATGATGACGTAGTAGATCAGCGAGTTAATTCCTAAAAAGAGCGTCACCTGCCAGGCGAGGGCCGAGCGCCAGAGCGCGCGGTTTTGCAGCGCGCCTGCGCCCGTTACCGTTGCGACGTGTTTCTGACGCCACTGCGGCAGCCAGAGCAGCAGCGCGACCAGCGGAAACGCCATCAGCATCAGCAGCGCGCCATGCCAGCCCGCGCTCCCCTGTGCAAGGGGAACGATCATTGCTGAGCCAAACGCCGCCGAGACGCCCATCGTCAGGGAATAGGCGCCGGTGAGCTTCGCCACCTGGCCCGGAAAATCACGCTTAATTAATCCCGGTAACAGCACGTTCCCGAGCGCAATACCGCAGCCGACGATCGCCGTTCCGATGAAAAGCAAAGCGGCGGAAGGCAGCGAGCGAACGGCAATCCCGGCGCAAATGAGCAGCAGGGCGATAAACAGGCTGCGCTCCATGCCGATACGCCGGGCAACGCCTGCGGCGAGCGGCGAGACAAGGGCGAAAGCCAGCAGGGGCAGGGTGGTCAGCAGACCGGTTTGCGCCGTGCTTAAGCCATAATCAAGACGAATGGTATCGAGCAGCGGCGCTGCGCCAGTAAAGGTGACGCGAAGCGTGGTGGCAATCATCAGGATGCCTGCAATCAACAGCGCGCCGTGTTTTCCTGAGGTGCGAATAGCAGTAGTCATTATGTTCTCATACGTTCAAGCGAGCGCACACAATACCGATTTTCTCAGCGGTTGAAATCAGGCTAAAATGACAGTTTATCGCTCATATCGGACAAACTGATGATTGGTCTGGGACTGGAAGGCTACGATCCGGATAGCCAGTACGATGCGGCCGTCGCATTTCGCATTCAGGTAGTGGCGGAGGAACAATATATTCCGCTTCATCATCACCGTAAGGGGCAGCTGATTCTGGCCCTCGGCGGCGCAATCACCTGTGAAGTGGAAAATGCCATGCTGATGGTGCCGCCCCAGTATGCCGTCTGGATCCCTGGCCAGATGCCACACAGTAACAGGGCCACGCCGGGCGCGCAGCTCTGCTTTTTGTTCATTGAGCCGGGGACTGCCAGCCTGCCCGAGCGCTGCTGTACCCTGAAAATTTCCCCCCTGGTGCGGGAGCTGATTTTATCGCTCGCGGAAAAATCACGTGAACAGCTGCAGCTCGCGGCCACCTCGCGTCTGGTGGACGTCCTGTTTGACGAGCTGCCGCTCCAGCGACAGG harbors:
- a CDS encoding CTP synthase translates to MEHLPVKTTLRIALVGDYNPNVIAHQAIPLAIDDAAAVLDLTADYDWLATTELTSAEDLVGYDAIWLVPASPYKNTAAAFIAARYARENGIPFLGTCGGFQHALIEYARNVLGWADAAHAETDTEGTMVIAPLTCSLVEKTDAIELRNNTLIAKAYGKPEIEEGYHCNYGVSPAFAQALESGDMHVTGWDDRGEIRAAELVTHPFFVITLFQHERAALEGRPVVLVQAMLRAARG
- a CDS encoding DUF333 domain-containing protein; this translates as MRFLLLALALPLAACTAKTTPPDAPKPPHVIGMANPASVYCLEKGGEQVPVQSPQGVRTECKLPGGEVIDEWTLYRRDHPQPAR
- a CDS encoding DUF488 domain-containing protein; its protein translation is MIQCKRVYEQASPDDGYRILVDRLWPRGLKKTDLAYDEWCKALAPSTELRKAFHSETIDFAAFSQAYREELAQQADEGARLATLARRQTVTLLFAAKNTEQNHALVLADWLRHL
- a CDS encoding AraC family transcriptional regulator, which translates into the protein MIGLGLEGYDPDSQYDAAVAFRIQVVAEEQYIPLHHHRKGQLILALGGAITCEVENAMLMVPPQYAVWIPGQMPHSNRATPGAQLCFLFIEPGTASLPERCCTLKISPLVRELILSLAEKSREQLQLAATSRLVDVLFDELPLQRQEHLQLPVSPHPKIRLMSEKMAEEPAAWQTLAQWASHFAMSERNLARLVVKETGLSFRRWRHQLQLIVALQHLISGKSVQQVAQSLGYDSTTAFITMFRKGLGQTPARYMASLTTTSQ
- a CDS encoding CynX/NimT family MFS transporter, producing MTTAIRTSGKHGALLIAGILMIATTLRVTFTGAAPLLDTIRLDYGLSTAQTGLLTTLPLLAFALVSPLAAGVARRIGMERSLFIALLLICAGIAVRSLPSAALLFIGTAIVGCGIALGNVLLPGLIKRDFPGQVAKLTGAYSLTMGVSAAFGSAMIVPLAQGSAGWHGALLMLMAFPLVALLLWLPQWRQKHVATVTGAGALQNRALWRSALAWQVTLFLGINSLIYYVIIGWLPAILLSHGYSEAQAGSVHGLLQLATAVPGLAVPLILHRLKDQRAIAGLVALMCAISAAGLWFMPGMAVMWTLMFGFGTGATMILGLTFIGLRASSAHQAAALSGMAQSIGYLLAACGPPLMGKIHDTAGDWQIPLLGCALAAVIMAICGVLAGRDREIAPR